AGTCCCCATCACCAACTTTCGAGTGCACAAGATTTTGATCGACCAAGGCAAGTTGATCAATGTCCTACTTTGGCACACCTTAAAAAAGTTGGATGTCCCAACCAACTTGATTTAACTATACTTGGAACGCCTACTCGATTTTACCGGAGAATGGGTTCACACTAAAGGATATATTGATTcgtcctctttctctcttctctcatgttctccacatctcttcttttatttttatgttatttccaCATTCCATGGAGTGTTAAGCCTCTAGGTTGATTCTgctataatttcttaattggatTCTAAAGTTAGATGagtaaatttgtttgttcttttaattcttattgtgatttatatttttctatgttttttattttttaatcaagtaaaggtaattatttttacattgtaGCAAGTTAGCATGGTGTTAAatatacataacatatcaatcatatgagtccaagcatttttttattttaattgagaatttactttgattaaagtaaGAAAGTTTCATGTGGTTAAATGTGTTTTTGCtaataattgagaatgtactttgattaaaagtgaaaactttaacaagaattaatcaagaatttactttggtcaattagttttttacttgatataagaggtaaaagaatatatatgattagacataataatatttaattgagaatgtactttggttaaatttataatgattaatCTACAAAGTTCTTGCTTTTAATTAAGGTTTAATCACTTCAGAGGTCCCTATTTCTGCAGATTCttatcaattgggtcctcatATTTTGAAAgttctcaattgggtccttattttggTAATATTGAGTCAATAATGCCCTTGCCGTTAATTGTtgtggacggcgttaactttctTGCCTGGTGGCATGCTGAGGTATCCTTTAATAACCACGTGGCACAGAATAAGGGTATTACATggatttaaatgattttaaaggAATGAAATATGGTAAATAATGGTACTACCTGGTGGTCAGCTACTCGGCCTGGTGGTCGACCACTTGGCATGGTGGGTGGTCGGCCTGGAGGGCCTGGTGAGTGGTCGGCAACTCGGTCTGGTGGTTGGTCTCAAGGCCGACCGACCACCAGGCCGACCACCCATCAGGGCGACCGACCACCAGGCCGAGTGGCCGACCACCGTATCGACCACCACGTCGAGTGGCCGACCACGTCTAAATTGTTTTCCAttcctaattaaaataaatccaCGTAATGAGACCTCACTATGCCACGTGATTATTAAAGGATACCTCAGCATGCCACCAAGCAAGAAAGTTAACGCCCTCCACAACAATTAAAGACAAGGgcattattgactcaattttaccaaaatagggacccaattgagaacTTTCAAAATatgaggacccaattgatatgAATCTGCAGAAATAGGGACCTCTAAAGTGATTAAacctttaattaaaaatgtacatTGGCTAATAGTGAGAACGCCAATAACttaattgaaaattcatattgattaatttgataatctaaaacaataattaattgaacaataatcttAAGATAACAAATGATgaatcctattttgaaaaatcagtgaaatcaacctattttctttatcattgtttttatctttttaagttttttataaatttatttctttataacttttgttattttgttatttaatcttttatttatctttatcttctttcttacttttatttcattaaccCTTTTTGTATAGTTTatataagaactaatttgttaagaatcaattttgTGTTTGTTGAAAGACGACTTAAGTTTAACTTTACCCTTTCTATTTTATTGGCCACTATGTTAACAATAATGAAGTTGGTATAgtttagtagtattaatttgattgcGTCAACAACAATGTTATCAATAACCTACCTCTTGGCTTTGTCAAAACCTCCAACATAGGCAGTCAAACCTCCAATAATAAAGTTGCCCCTCTCCTCGTTCAACCAAACAACCTTAGCTTGGAGACTATCGATCACTTTTTTGTTCAGGCGAGCTACCTTCTCTTGGAAAGTCTTAATACACGTCTTGGCCTCCTTCACCTTGGACACCAAGTTACCCCTCCCACCCTTTAGTTGCTCAAGCTTGATTGTCATCAAGGCAGCTCGGCTATAGCTTTGCACCAACTTCAAGTCTTTACTTGTTAGCTTCTACCAAACTTCCATGTACAAGTTCATCACTTCGTTCTTCATGATCCTTAGGTTGACCACCTTCAACTGTGGATTTTTTAGGGCCTCCTCAGCCTCCCTCAAACGGGTAACCTCTGCCCTCAACATAGTGGCTCCTCATCATTCTCCTTGAGCCTCTTTTAACTTTCACTCAAGTTAGCCAGGAGCTCGACCTTCTCTCTTTCGGTTTCCTTGAGCTTGACCATCTACAAACTTCTCTTAGCCATATAACTTTTGCAATAGTACATAATAGCCATGCATCGGGCCATCATGACCTCGATCGAGTACATACAACCCTCTAAATGAACCTTATTCAACAACGTCATGTCATAAGGAGTAGGAAGAGAATAGTTCTTCACAAACTCCTCATGCATCTCCAAATGGCACAATGAGGGGACAACATAAATGGTGGTCGAGACGTGCTCCACCCTAAAAGGCAACCTCGAACCTCTATAAGACAACCCAAGAAGATCCCAAGTTTCAAAGGTGAAGGTGAGGAACACTGCTAAAGAAGGCACCATCTAAAAGAAGCTCGATCACCTTCTTTTCAAGGGCCTCTTTAGCATAAGATCCCCCTCGAGGTTAAGACCACCGAGTACCTCCCCTACAGGCTCCTTAGAGACCTCGTCGGTAGTTAGGTCCACCACCTCGGGAGGTATATTATTCTCAACAGGCTCCTCATGAGCAGGAGTTCTAATATAGTTTGGAACTAATAATGTCTTTGTCACCACAACCTTTTGTTTCTTAACAATAGGAGAAGCTGGAAGCTGTTATGGGAGTAAGCTTGGTAGGCTTGACCTTCTACTTCTTCAAATGGGTAACATTCCACGTCTTGTAGTCAGAGTATTTTGACAACATAATCTCTGTagacaaaatagaaaaagattACAATTCCCACTTTGATGTGATCATAGAAAGCAAGTGATGAAGAGAATAAAAGGATGACAATAAGCATGGCTAGAGGAAATCATTTTACTTCTTGTCTTCTTTACacatttgtaaaaaaaagtagaataggtttcatAGGCGTGTATTTGCCTCCTTATTTTCTTTTCGTTAGTTTTAGTTGAATAAACGCTTATAAacccttcttttccttttagcacaagcaatgtgggacttcccatggcttggtcttaaaaggaaagaagagaaagtagGTGTCTTAGCTTGTAGCGCAAGGTAGCATAGctagttttcattttttgaactTTAGGAGAACAAGGTAGCTTATATACCCTTTTGGAATGAGAGAACTAACCGATGTGGGACTCTAAGCACCTAAGGGACGTGTTGTAGCTGCATGGCCAGACCTTGGAGCcttccaagtcccacattgcttgaaACTCTTCACCAAACTCACTCCAAAAGTTATATAAGAAGCCTAGGGGGTCTCCTTTGTACTTACCTTTGAAATCAATGAAATTTTGAGTTGAATTGCAATCTTGCATTCTTCTTAGAGATAGTTTTCTGTCTCTTTAGTCCAATTTGGCAGACCTTATCTTGATGCAAAGTCAAGTGGCGGTCCTTCCTTGACACTTATCTTGGAGTCCTCTCTCAAGTGGCATGTCATCCAGTCATTagtttcctttctctttctcttacAATTATCTTAGAGTCCTCTCTCAAGTGGCGTGTCATCCAGTCATaagtttcctttctctttctcttatccgtttttcattttccattcaTTCTTTCAATTATCATTAGTATACTTCTCCCTAGGCATGCACTTCCATATCATGTGGTATCTAGAGCTATGAGCTTGATCCTTATTACGAATTGCATGTTAGAGTAGAAGTAGAGTTTCTTTTTCAGCAAAACCATGTGCCTCTTGTCCAGTGCGTGCATCATTTTGTAGTCATTTTGTTTGATCTAGTTTAGCTTCATTTCTTATCCgttttccatgcaatttttttaaaagtttcgTTTGCATGTCTACTTAAAAGTCCAGCTTTTACTTCATTTAAATTCGTTCTTTTGCTATACGAAATTAATTCTGTTTCAACCTGTGTTCATCCATTATCTGCTGTTGTTGTACTTCTAAACTGTTTTGCATTGTGCTTGCTGTTTGATGTATTTTGCTAGCTGGAATTCATTTCTGGAACATGATATAACATCCACACACTCTTGAGGATGGTCCAGAAGCTTGAAGTCAATGCTTGGAGGTGCTAAACCGTGGCTATCCAGAGGCTTGCGCAAATACCTTGTTTCCTGAGCAACACAATGCTATTAGAAGTCTTCAACAAGTAAGTGTTCTACTTCATTTTGTGTGCCTGTTCCAGCTTTTATTCTTTGTCTTGGCTGGATTGTATATGTCTTTCTTGCTTGTTAGCTTTGCTTTGAGTCATATGTTTGTTCCTCTTTAGGTGTTTTCTAGACAACATTTATGACATTGCATCGCTAAGAGTTTTTTACATCTCCATGTTGGTATGCTGAATTGAGTTTGATCACCATAGGATTTAAGTGTGTGAACCTTGCTTATATGTTATATGTTATGTATCCATTGAGGCATTATCCAATTCCAATTGTCTTTTAATCAAACACACTTTCCTCATTAATTTCTACCTGGCCGAGACTTAAATCCATTACTGCATgtctaaaaaaaaatgaaatcagcATCCAAGCTATGTGAAATTGTGTGCAATCTGGCCAGGAATCAttgttgtttttagtgtgtttgATACTTCCTTTGAAGCCTCTTTTCTCATTAAAAATACAGAATATATCGGTTTGAGGTTTGCCAAATTATTTCCAGCATTAATTAGATCTTACTCTTCATGTATGACTAGCATGTTGGTGTGATTTACTTCTTAGTTGTGTAATTTTTGTTTGCTGCTGTCTTCTTAATGTGCCACTGTTTTGACTCCTaattctttgttgttttgtCTTCTCTTAATCTTTAGATTGCTGCCAATTTTTTTGTGTGCCAAGATTATTGCTTTCTAGGTTCTATTTTTCACCAATTGTCTTGtggttttcttccatttttggCTTCTAAAGTATATGTTGTCTTGGTTTGTTCTCTTTCTTGTGTTGAGGTTGGATTGTACATTTTTCCACTTGCTTTAGCCTTGATTTGCTGCTCTAAATTTGTGATTTGAGAGACACATTACTATTTTGAAAGAAGAGTGCATGTGAGTGGAGTGATCTTGCTTTGTTTCACTATAAAAACTGTGAGCCTTGAGCTATTTTTTGTTGCTACTGTTTGAGTGAACCGAGAGCTGCTATTGGCTTCACTTTTCCACTGTTTTTGCTGACTGTATTAACATGTGTCTTATGTTTGTGTTGCTGTTGTTTGCCTTTTAAAATGTCTGCAGGTTCAAGCCATTCCTCTTCCAATGGAGCTAGCCATAATGGAAGTGCTTCTAGCAAATTTGACTTTATGAAGGCCTTTCAACAAATGCAATATCAACTTGAGTCCATTAGCAAACGGTTGGACCAGGACGCAAAAGCAAAAGGGAAGCAACCTCATGCTCATGATCATGGTTCCTCAAAGAAGAAGCATGAAGATAAAGCTATGGACCAAAGCCTTGGAATGCCCAAGTTGAACTTGCCCACTTTCAAAGGGGAAGCTGAGCCTACTGTATTTTTAGAGTGGATAGTTAAAGTATATTAGATTTTTGATTTGTATAGTGTAGAGAGACCTTTGCGTGTAAAGATAGCTGCTTTAGACTTAGAGGGATACGCCATGCAATGGCTAATTAGGATGGACATTAACACCAAGGGCTCACGCGCGAGCTCTTGGGAACATTTACGAGACTTGTTGTACCAACGCTTCGTACCTCCATACTACCATAGGGACCTCCTGATTAAGCTCCAACGACTTACTCAGGGTAGACGAAGTGTGGAGGAATATGCGCGCGAGCTCGAAGTGCTCCTATATCATACTAACACTCATGACACTGACTCCACGAAAATAGCAAGATTTATCAGTGGTCTCAATAGAAACATCCAAGATGTTGTGGAGCTCCATGATGATAAGGACTTAGATGTTGTGGTACATCAGGCTATGAAAGTCGAAagacaaattttaagaaaagagTCCTACCGCAACAAGTTTTCAAGTTCTTCAAAGGAACATTTTTATACGTGCTCATCATCAAGGGACAAAGAAAAGCATGTTTCTAGGAAGGTCACTCATAAATCTCAGCCATCATCTACTAACCCCGCGCCTTCTTCTAAACCTAAGTCACCTAGGCGCTCTAGTAAgataaaatgttttaagtgCTTAGGTCATGGTCACATTGCATCTACATGCCCAAATAAGCGGGCAATGTGCATTCGAGGAGAAGAGGTTGTCACCGATGACTCTCCTCCTTCTTCACCTTCACAACTtctcactcttcttcttcctgtagTGAAGATGAATACAAGGTTCCATTTGATGGAGACCTACTAGTTATAAGACGTCTATTGGGACAAGTCCATAAGGACTTTGACTCCACTCAAAGAGAAAACATTTTTCACACTAGATGTCTTATAGCTAGCAAGGTTTGTTCCATGATCATGGATGGGGGAAGTTGTACTAATGTGGCTAACACTCGTGTAATTGACAAACTCAAGCTGCCCACTATTGCGCATGCCAAGCCCTACAAGCTTCAATGGTTAAGTGAGGAGGGTGAAATCTTGGTCAATAAACAAGTCCATATTTCCTTTTCCATTGGCAAGTGCCAAGATGAGGTTCTTTGTGATGTTGTACCCATGGAAGCAACTCACATTCTATTAGGAAGACTATGGCAATTTCATAGAAATGTTCAACATGATGGTCTTACTAATAGAATGTCTTTTACTTACCAAGGGCGCAAGGTCATCTTAAAACCTCTAACTCCAAAGGAAATACTTGAGGACCACCTCATCATGAAGTCCAAGAGAGGTGAAGAAAAGCAGAAGGTCAAGCATAATTGCCTCATCTCTCATAAAGAGATAtttaaagttattgaaaataaaGACCCTATCTTTTGTGTTTTTCCTTCCCAGTGTCTCACATCCACTCCTGTCCTTAGGTCTTCTAAGTTAGATAGTTTGCTAGAGGAGTTCCAAGATGTGTTTCAAGATCCTTCAAAAGGTTTACCACCTCTTAGAGGAATTGAACACCAAATTGATTTTATACCAAGAGCTTCTCTTCCAAACCGTCCGACTTATAGAACAAATTCCATGGAAATCCAAGAAATTCAAAGACAAGTATAGGGTTTGTTGTCTAACTGGTGGGTTAGAGATAGCATGAGTCCATGCGATATGCCAGTGATCCTTGTACCAAAAAAAGATGGTTCATGGCGTATGTGCACCGACTGTAGGGCCATTAATAACATCACCATTAAGTATAGGCATCTCATTCCTAGGTTAGATGATTTATTAGATGAGCTTCATGGTTCCAccatattttccaaaattgatCTTAAGAGCGGTTATAATAAAATTCGAATCAAAGAAGGGGATGAATGGAAAACCGCCTTTAAGACCAAATTTGGACTATATGAGTGGCTTGTCATGCCTTTTGGCTTGACTAATGCTCCTGGCACTTTCATGCGTCTCATGCATCATGTTTTATGACCTTTCATAGGCAAATAtgtagtggtctactttgatgacatTCTCATTTATAGTGTGTCTTTAGATGACCATTGCATTCATGTTAGGAGTGTTCTTCAAGCCTTAAGGGAGGCCTCATTGTTTGCTAATTTAGAGAAGTGCATTTTTGGCATGGCAAGTAGTTTTTCTAGGCTTTGTTATTAGCTCCCAAGGAGTTAAAGTCGACTCCTCCAAAATTGATGCTATTAGGGAGTGGCCTATTCCTCAAAACATCGAGGATGTGAGGAGCTTTCATGGCCTAGCTAGTTTTTACCGTCGCTTTGTGCCTAATTTCTCTTCTCTCACTGCTCCTTTAAGTGACATAGTAAAGAAGGATGTAGGTTTTAAGTGAGGGGATGAGCAACAAAAGATTTTTCAAGTCCTTAAAGACAAGTTAACTCATGCTCCCATCTTAGCCTTACCTGACTTTTCTAAGTCATTTGAAGTTGAGTGTGATGCTTCTAATGTAGGCATTGGGGTTGTACTTCTTCAAGAAAGACATCCTATTGCTTACTTTAGTGAGAAGCTTAAAGGGAGTCACTTAAATTATTCCACCTATGACAAGGAATTATATGCTCTTATTCGAGCTTTGCAAACTTGGCAACATTACTTACTTTCAAAAGAGTTTGTGATCCATAGTGATCATGAGActttaaaacatttgaaaagCCAAGGAAAACTCAATAAGAGACATGCTAAGTGGGTGGAGTTCTTAGGAAAATTTCCTTATGTCATCAAACTCAAGAAGGGTTCTTCTAATATAGTAGCTGATGCACTATCAAGAAGACACACTCTTTTGACTACTCTTGAAACCAAGTTTCTTGGGTTTAATCACATAAAGGAATTGTATCAAGATGATAGTGATTTCTCTTCTTTATTTGAACAATGTACTCATGGACCACACAAGGATTTTTTCCTTTCAAATGACTTTCTTTTCAAGAATAAATGCCTTTGTGTTCCCAAGAGTTCATTGTGTCTTTTCTTAATTAAAGAAGCACATGAGGGACGATTGATGGGGCACTTTGGGATTGCAAAAACTTTAGCTATTCTTCATGACCATTTCTATTGGCCTCATTGCATAAACATGTAGCTAAGTTTTGTAGCCAATGCATTCCATGTAAGCATGCTAAGTCCACCACCCACCCTCATGGCTTATACACTCCTTTGCTTGTGCCTAGTAGTCCTTGGGTTGACATTTCTATGGATTTTGTTTTGGGTTTACCTAGGACACAGCG
This window of the Vigna angularis cultivar LongXiaoDou No.4 chromosome 7, ASM1680809v1, whole genome shotgun sequence genome carries:
- the LOC108336627 gene encoding uncharacterized protein LOC108336627, yielding MDGGSCTNVANTRVIDKLKLPTIAHAKPYKLQWLSEEGEILVNKQVHISFSIGKCQDEVLCDVVPMEATHILLGRLWQFHRNVQHDGLTNRMSFTYQGRKVILKPLTPKEILEDHLIMKSKRGEEKQKVKHNCLISHKEIFKVIENKDPIFCVFPSQCLTSTPVLRSSKLDSLLEEFQDVFQDPSKGLPPLRGIEHQIDFIPRASLPNRPTYRTNSMEIQEIQRQV